In one window of Candidatus Avedoeria danica DNA:
- a CDS encoding undecaprenyl/decaprenyl-phosphate alpha-N-acetylglucosaminyl 1-phosphate transferase, whose amino-acid sequence MLTPTLLVFALALGVSSIATPALRRAAPRMGWIDVPAGRKAHGEPTPLLGGLAIIAAVIGALALTGDPGAATQLAGILAGATIVGVVGAADDRRPLPPAVKLAGQAIAVGVLVTSGVRTQLVGVTAGDLALTAVWMLVVTNAMNFQDNMDGLAGGLACIAAAWFVLLAVANGQFLVAPLAAAIVGASLGFLLYNFNPATIFMGDAGSQFLGFTLAALGLKLRFPDQIPSVTWLVPPLVLAPMLFDLALVTVSRIRRRVNPFTTAGRDHLSHRLLALGATTREVALALYLVACAAGGLALLTSYASRAEAMAMLLAVVAVASYALWWLELRRGAPRAAGMADGRPAE is encoded by the coding sequence ATGCTCACCCCGACGCTGCTCGTCTTCGCCCTGGCGCTCGGCGTCTCGTCCATCGCGACGCCGGCGCTCCGCCGCGCCGCGCCGCGGATGGGCTGGATCGATGTGCCGGCCGGCCGGAAGGCGCACGGCGAGCCGACGCCGCTGCTCGGCGGCCTGGCGATCATCGCCGCCGTCATCGGCGCGCTGGCGCTGACGGGCGATCCGGGCGCCGCGACGCAGCTCGCAGGCATCCTGGCCGGCGCGACGATCGTCGGCGTCGTCGGCGCGGCGGACGATCGGCGGCCGCTGCCGCCCGCGGTCAAGCTGGCGGGGCAGGCGATCGCCGTTGGCGTGCTCGTCACCAGCGGCGTCCGGACGCAGCTCGTCGGCGTGACGGCGGGCGATCTGGCGCTGACGGCGGTGTGGATGCTCGTCGTGACGAACGCGATGAACTTCCAAGACAACATGGACGGGCTCGCCGGCGGCCTGGCGTGCATCGCGGCGGCGTGGTTCGTGCTCCTGGCGGTGGCGAACGGCCAGTTCCTCGTGGCGCCGCTGGCTGCCGCGATCGTCGGCGCGTCCCTCGGGTTCCTGCTCTACAACTTCAACCCGGCGACGATCTTCATGGGCGACGCCGGCAGCCAGTTCCTGGGCTTCACGCTGGCCGCGCTCGGTCTCAAGCTCCGCTTCCCGGACCAGATCCCGTCCGTGACGTGGCTCGTCCCGCCGCTCGTGCTGGCGCCGATGCTGTTCGATCTGGCCCTCGTGACGGTCTCCCGGATCCGCCGGCGCGTGAACCCGTTCACGACCGCCGGCCGCGACCACCTGTCCCACCGCCTGCTGGCGCTCGGCGCGACGACGCGCGAGGTGGCGCTGGCGCTCTACCTTGTGGCGTGCGCCGCCGGCGGCCTGGCGCTGCTCACGAGCTACGCCTCACGCGCCGAAGCGATGGCCATGCTGCTGGCCGTCGTCGCCGTGGCATCGTACGCGCTGTGGTGGCTCGAGCTGCGCCGCGGTGCGCCGCGCGCCGCGGGAATGGCCGATGGGAGACCAGCCGAGTGA
- a CDS encoding nucleotide sugar dehydrogenase, translated as MARSASGEEATAAHAALLLARIADRTARIGVVGQGYVGLPLAVALAEQGFPVLGIDVSEARVATINTGRSPIGDVSDARLSALVAAGRFRATTDAQGAADCDVRFVCVPTPFDRNKTPDLTYVHAAADGIAATLRPGQLVVLQSTTYPGTTDEAVRPRLEQGGLAAGRDFFLAFVPERIDPGDPEHTVETTPKVVGGMTAHCTAVTTAVLATLGATVMAVSSPRVAELTKLLENVFRAVNIALVNELAVLCEQMGIDVWEVIGAAATKPFGFMPFWPGPGVGGHCIPVDPWYLSWKAREYDFPTRFIELAAEVNQRMPAHVVDLVVGALSGDGKPLAGADVLVIGVAFKPNVADPRLAPAERVIALLLAGGARVRYHDPHIARFHVGGDVFLPEPTTLDSEPLTDDGLAAADTVVLLVAHRAVDIGRITRHARLVVDACNATAGHVGGARVVRLGAPAPGP; from the coding sequence ATCGCCCGCTCGGCTTCCGGTGAAGAGGCGACCGCGGCGCACGCGGCGCTGCTGCTGGCCCGCATCGCCGACCGGACGGCGCGGATCGGGGTCGTCGGCCAGGGCTACGTCGGGCTGCCGCTGGCGGTGGCGCTGGCCGAGCAGGGCTTCCCGGTCCTCGGCATCGACGTCAGCGAGGCGCGTGTGGCGACGATCAACACCGGCCGGAGCCCGATCGGCGACGTGTCGGACGCGCGGCTCAGCGCCCTCGTCGCCGCCGGCCGCTTCCGCGCGACGACGGACGCCCAGGGTGCGGCGGACTGCGATGTCCGGTTCGTGTGCGTCCCGACGCCGTTCGACCGGAACAAGACGCCCGACCTGACCTACGTCCACGCTGCGGCCGACGGGATCGCCGCCACGCTCCGGCCCGGCCAGCTCGTCGTCCTGCAGAGCACGACGTACCCCGGCACGACGGACGAGGCGGTGCGGCCGCGGCTGGAGCAGGGCGGGCTGGCCGCCGGGCGCGACTTCTTCCTGGCCTTCGTCCCGGAACGGATCGATCCGGGCGATCCAGAGCACACGGTCGAGACGACGCCGAAGGTCGTCGGCGGGATGACGGCGCACTGCACGGCGGTGACCACGGCCGTCCTGGCGACGCTCGGGGCCACGGTGATGGCGGTGTCCTCGCCGCGCGTGGCCGAGCTGACGAAGCTGCTCGAGAACGTCTTCCGCGCCGTGAACATCGCCCTCGTGAACGAGCTGGCGGTGCTGTGCGAGCAGATGGGGATCGACGTCTGGGAGGTCATCGGCGCGGCCGCCACCAAGCCGTTCGGGTTCATGCCGTTCTGGCCGGGCCCGGGCGTCGGCGGGCACTGCATCCCGGTCGACCCGTGGTACCTCAGCTGGAAGGCGCGCGAGTACGACTTCCCGACGCGCTTCATCGAGCTGGCGGCCGAGGTGAACCAGCGGATGCCGGCGCACGTCGTCGATCTCGTCGTGGGGGCGCTCAGCGGCGACGGGAAGCCGCTCGCCGGCGCCGACGTCCTCGTCATCGGCGTCGCCTTCAAGCCGAACGTCGCCGACCCGCGCCTGGCGCCGGCCGAGCGCGTGATCGCCCTCCTCCTGGCCGGCGGCGCGCGTGTCCGCTACCACGATCCCCACATCGCCCGCTTCCACGTGGGCGGCGACGTCTTCCTGCCCGAGCCGACAACCCTCGATTCCGAGCCGCTCACGGACGACGGCCTCGCCGCCGCCGACACCGTCGTCCTCCTCGTCGCCCACCGCGCCGTCGACATCGGCCGGATCACGCGCCATGCACGGCTGGTGGTGGACGCGTGCAATGCCACGGCGGGGCACGTCGGGGGGGCGCGGGTGGTGCGGCTGGGGGCGCCGGCACCGGGTCCTTGA
- a CDS encoding peptidylprolyl isomerase — MAPLERTDTAPAAPAERDGYYAAGPKDQQLDPANHSYFATVATADGDIEFELWPALAPQNVNAFVFLARAGFYDGLPFHRVIADFVVQGGDPLGTGLGGPGFGLPAELHADDPVPMRAGAVAMARVSSLPNSAGSQFFIVTGDGQPVQNLTGLYTVIGWVTDGLEAARAVAQGDVMRSVTVTAKGVGASEVSADGVRGDVR, encoded by the coding sequence TTGGCGCCGCTCGAGCGCACGGACACCGCGCCGGCGGCGCCGGCCGAGCGCGACGGATACTACGCGGCGGGGCCAAAGGACCAGCAGCTCGATCCCGCCAACCACAGCTACTTCGCGACGGTGGCGACAGCCGACGGCGACATCGAGTTCGAGCTCTGGCCGGCCCTCGCGCCGCAGAACGTGAACGCGTTCGTCTTCCTGGCCCGCGCCGGCTTCTACGACGGCCTGCCCTTCCACCGCGTCATCGCCGACTTCGTCGTACAGGGCGGCGATCCACTGGGCACCGGCCTCGGCGGCCCCGGTTTCGGCCTGCCCGCCGAGCTGCACGCCGACGACCCCGTCCCGATGCGCGCCGGCGCCGTGGCGATGGCGCGCGTCAGCTCGCTGCCCAACTCGGCCGGCAGCCAGTTCTTCATCGTCACCGGCGACGGCCAGCCGGTGCAGAATCTGACCGGCTTGTACACCGTCATCGGCTGGGTGACGGACGGGCTGGAGGCGGCGCGCGCGGTGGCGCAGGGAGACGTGATGCGGTCGGTGACGGTGACCGCAAAGGGAGTGGGGGCGAGCGAGGTGTCGGCGGATGGGGTGCGGGGGGACGTCCGCTAG
- a CDS encoding calcium/sodium antiporter: MSDWLTLGLGVVAAGIGGELFVRGSVGIAAWWRVPAGIIGLTIAAFATSSPELAVSVIATLNGDASVALGNALGSNVVNIGLVLGIAAYLAPIGVPADIVRRDFPLAVLAPIVTAALALDGRLSRLDGVVLLAMFAAWLYFAVVTALRHRADATSAVLGERRHGRALAEAAAGLAILFLAGRWIVAGAGGIAAAFGLHPFVVGATIVAAGTSVPELATVLVARWRKHDEVGLGTVLGSNLFNGLFIIGLTILIRPVDVRLAEIGSSVIFGALLVGLVRPGRGGALDRRRGALLLVLYAAYVLVVAQAAGAP, translated from the coding sequence ATGTCGGACTGGCTCACCCTTGGCCTAGGCGTCGTCGCGGCCGGCATCGGCGGCGAGCTGTTCGTGCGCGGGTCCGTCGGGATCGCGGCGTGGTGGCGCGTGCCGGCCGGGATCATTGGGCTGACGATCGCCGCGTTCGCCACCTCCAGCCCGGAGCTCGCCGTCTCCGTCATCGCCACCTTGAACGGCGATGCGTCCGTTGCGCTGGGCAACGCGCTCGGCAGCAACGTGGTGAACATCGGCCTCGTCCTCGGCATTGCCGCCTACCTCGCGCCGATCGGCGTGCCGGCCGATATCGTGCGGCGCGACTTCCCGCTGGCGGTGCTGGCACCGATCGTCACGGCGGCCCTGGCGCTCGACGGGCGGCTGTCGCGGTTGGACGGCGTCGTGCTGCTCGCGATGTTTGCCGCGTGGCTCTACTTCGCGGTCGTGACCGCGCTGCGCCACCGGGCCGACGCCACGTCGGCCGTGCTGGGCGAACGCCGGCACGGGCGCGCGCTGGCCGAGGCCGCCGCGGGCCTGGCGATCCTGTTCCTCGCCGGTCGCTGGATCGTGGCCGGCGCGGGCGGGATCGCCGCCGCCTTCGGCCTCCACCCGTTCGTCGTCGGGGCGACGATCGTGGCCGCCGGGACGTCCGTGCCGGAGCTGGCGACGGTCCTCGTCGCGCGCTGGCGGAAGCACGACGAGGTCGGGCTGGGCACGGTGCTCGGCAGCAACCTGTTCAACGGGCTGTTCATCATCGGGCTCACGATCCTGATCCGCCCGGTGGACGTGCGGCTGGCCGAGATCGGGTCGAGCGTGATCTTCGGCGCCCTGCTCGTCGGCCTCGTCCGGCCCGGCCGCGGCGGCGCGCTCGACCGGCGCCGCGGCGCGCTCCTGCTCGTGCTCTACGCGGCGTACGTCCTCGTCGTCGCGCAGGCCGCCGGCGCCCCGTAG